In the Sphingobium sp. Z007 genome, TGCAGATGGGGGCGTCAAAGCCTTGGCCCGACGCGCTTCAAGCCTTCACCGGCCGCCGCGAGATGTCAGGCAAGGCATTGGTCAATTATTTCGCTCCATTGCAGAAGTGGTTGATTACGCAAAATAAAGGCAAGTCCTGCGGCTGGTAAGTCGGAGTAAATCTTGGTAAATGGCTGGCGTATGAACGCGCCAGCCATCCTCCTTTCCCTATTGTTCGGCACCGCCGCCGTCATGACCCTAGCGCTTACTGTGGCATGGCTGCATTTTGGTCGGCAACGCCATGTGCTGACATGGACCGCCGCCTATGGCGTCGGCATGGTGCAATGGGCGGCCAATGCCTGCGGCTTCTTCCTGAAAAGTCCCGTCTGGTTCATCGTGACCGGCGTGGGATTGATTATCAGCGGTTCATTGCTGGCCATCGGTATTCGGCAGCGGTCCGGCAAACCTCTGCGTCTGGCCGCTTTCGTCATTCCGGCGGCTATCGTCATAGCCGCTATCGCGTTCGCCATCGGCCCGATCGGCAGCCAGATCATGCAGGGCCTTATCATTCCCGTCTATGTCGGCGCGTTGCTGGCCGTCAGCGCCGCCTCGCTCTGGCCCAAGGGCCGATCTTTCACGCCCCCGGAACTGGTGTTTTTTCTCGCCCTGCTGGCTTTCGTCGTCGTTCAGTTCGCGCTGGCGGGGTCGGCCATGCTGATTCGCGGTCCCGACATCGGCAAGGATCTCTACCGCCTGATTTTCAGCATCTTCATGCCCACTATCTATGTCGCGACGGCGGTGACGGCGGTGCTGGTGGTGGCGGGCGACCTGGCCCAACAATTGCGCACGCAGATGCGCCACGATCCGCTGACCCAGGTGCTGAACCGCCGGGGGCTGGACGAAGCGGCGGCGCAGGCGATGGCGCTGGCCCGGCGGCAAGGCCTGTCGCTGGCGCTGGTCGTGTGCGATCTTGACGGGTTCAAGGCGCTGAACGACGGCCATGGCCATATTGCGGGCGACCAGGCGCTCAAGGGGTTCGCGCAGCTGCTCACCAGCGCGGTGCGCCGCGGCGATGTGGTCGGGCGAATGGGTGGCGACGAATTTGGCCTGCTGCTGATGAATAGCAGCGCCGCCGCTGCTGCTGAGGTGATGGAGCGGGTCCGCGTAGAGGTCGGCCATCTGGCACTGCCTGACTATCCCGACGTGTGGCTGCGCGCCAGTTTCGGCGTGGCCGAGATGGTGGCTGGCGACGGGCAGTTGGAGGATATGGTCGCACGGGCGGACGCGGCCCTTTACGCCGCGAAGAAGGACGGCAAGGACCGCATCAGCATCTGGCAGGAAGCGGCTTAAGAGATAAAGGTGTCGCGGACTCCCGCAGGCGTGAGTCCAGTTTCTACGTCAGGACTAGGCTCCCGTCTGCGCAGGAGCACATGGCTTGGACTAGCGGAACGGCGGTTCGTTGAAAGCGCGCAGCTTGCGGCTGTGCAGCTTGGCCCCTTCCTCCCGCAGCAATTCGCAGGTCATGATGCCAACGCGCAAATGGCTGGCGATCGCTTCTTCGTAGAAGCGATTGGCCTGGCCAGGCAGCTTGAGTTCGCCATGGATCGGCTTGTCCGACACGCACAGCAAAGTGCCGTAGGGGACGCGGAAGCGATAGCCCTGCGCCGCGATGGTGGCCGATTCCATGTCTATGCCGACCGCGCGCGACAGGCTGAAGCGCAGGGCGGAGCTGGAATAGCGCAATTCCCAGTTACGATCGTCGGTCGTGACGACGGTGCCGGTGCGCAGGCGGCGCTTGAAATCCTCCGGGTCGCTGTGGCCCAGCACGGCCTCGGCCGCCTGCGCCATCGCGACCTGCACCTCGGCGATGGCCGGCACCGGAATTTCCGGCGGCAGCATTTCGTCCAGCACATGATCGTCGCGCAGATAGGCGTGGGCCAGCACATAGTCGCCGATCCGCTGGCTGGGGCGCAGGCCACCGCAATGGCCAATCATCAGCCAGGCTTCGGGGCGCACGACGGCCAGATGGTCGCAGATCGTCTTGGCGTTGGACGGGCCAACGCCGATATTGACCAGCGTGATACCACTGCGGTCCGGTGCGATCAGGTGATAGGCCGGCATCTGATGCCGACGCCAGGCGCTGTCGGCGATCATCCGCGCGGGATCGGCGGTTTCCGGGGTTACATAGACGCCACCTGCACCTGAAAGCGCCGTATATCGGCTGCCCTCCCGCTGCAATTCGTCGCATGCCCAGGCGACGAATTCATCAACATAGCGGTGATAATTGGTGAACAATATGTAGCGCTGGACATGCTCGGCCGGGGTGCCGGTATAATGTTTGAGGCGCGCGAGCGAGAAGTCCGTGCGCAGCCCGTCGAACAGGGCAAGCGGCCGGTCGCCATCGGCATCTGGCATGAAGAGCCCGTCGGCGATCTCGTCACCGATTTCGGCCAGTTCGGTCGCGGGGAAGTGCCGCGCCAGTTCGGTCGGCGGGGTGCCGTCCAGCGCGCTCATGTCCAGCCCGTCGAGCACATAGGGGAAGGGGATCTGCTGTTCGCTTAGGCCCGCCTCCAC is a window encoding:
- a CDS encoding diguanylate cyclase, with amino-acid sequence MNAPAILLSLLFGTAAVMTLALTVAWLHFGRQRHVLTWTAAYGVGMVQWAANACGFFLKSPVWFIVTGVGLIISGSLLAIGIRQRSGKPLRLAAFVIPAAIVIAAIAFAIGPIGSQIMQGLIIPVYVGALLAVSAASLWPKGRSFTPPELVFFLALLAFVVVQFALAGSAMLIRGPDIGKDLYRLIFSIFMPTIYVATAVTAVLVVAGDLAQQLRTQMRHDPLTQVLNRRGLDEAAAQAMALARRQGLSLALVVCDLDGFKALNDGHGHIAGDQALKGFAQLLTSAVRRGDVVGRMGGDEFGLLLMNSSAAAAAEVMERVRVEVGHLALPDYPDVWLRASFGVAEMVAGDGQLEDMVARADAALYAAKKDGKDRISIWQEAA
- a CDS encoding AMP nucleosidase encodes the protein MTQSIGSATVTQLDRIYQTSIENLREAMRAYARDGSVPSATAKADRRYCYPELRITYHGDSDAPPPGRSFARLSKPGRYATTITRPAMFADYLAEQIDLLVRDYGVDVEAGLSEQQIPFPYVLDGLDMSALDGTPPTELARHFPATELAEIGDEIADGLFMPDADGDRPLALFDGLRTDFSLARLKHYTGTPAEHVQRYILFTNYHRYVDEFVAWACDELQREGSRYTALSGAGGVYVTPETADPARMIADSAWRRHQMPAYHLIAPDRSGITLVNIGVGPSNAKTICDHLAVVRPEAWLMIGHCGGLRPSQRIGDYVLAHAYLRDDHVLDEMLPPEIPVPAIAEVQVAMAQAAEAVLGHSDPEDFKRRLRTGTVVTTDDRNWELRYSSSALRFSLSRAVGIDMESATIAAQGYRFRVPYGTLLCVSDKPIHGELKLPGQANRFYEEAIASHLRVGIMTCELLREEGAKLHSRKLRAFNEPPFR